The following proteins are co-located in the Oncorhynchus clarkii lewisi isolate Uvic-CL-2024 chromosome 30, UVic_Ocla_1.0, whole genome shotgun sequence genome:
- the LOC139389590 gene encoding isotocin-neurophysin IT 2-like encodes MTGAAVFLCLFFLMSFCSACYISNCPIGGKRSVMDSPQRKCMLCGPGEQGRCFGPSICCGEGLGCWMGSPETARCMEENYLPTPCQAGGRPCGSEEGRCAAPGICCDSEGCSADQSCLAEEEGDNQISQSEGSDDALLRLLHMAGHTPPHRVHQ; translated from the exons ATGACTGGAGCCGCTGTGTTCTTGTGTTTATTCTTCCTCATGTCTTTCTGTTCAGCCTGCTACATCTCCAACTGTCCCATCGGGGGCAAGAGGTCCGTCATGGACTCTCCACAACGCAAG TGCATGTTGTGTGGGCCAGGGGAGCAGGGCCGCTGTTTCGGCCCCAGTATCTGCTGTGGGGAAGGGCTGGGCTGCTGGATGGGCTCCCCAGAGACGGCACGCTGCATGGAGGAGAACTACCTGCCCACCCCCTGTCAGGCAGGAGGGAGACCCTGTGGATCTGAAGAAGGACGCTGCGCTGCACCAGGCATCTGTTGTGACTCAG AGGGCTGCAGTGCGGACCAATCCTGTCTGGCAGAGGAGGAAGGCGACAATCAAATCAGCCAATCAGAGGGCAGCGATGACGCCCTCCTCAGGCTCCTTCACATGGCTGGCCACACCCCTCCTCATCGAGTCCACCAATGA